DNA from Prosthecobacter vanneervenii:
GCCTGGCCTGTCTTCAAGTCCCGGGCACGTAGTGCGTCTGCACGCAGCTGCAGGTGGAGATTGCTCTGATGCTCCGGCGGCTCGGTGGTGATGGGGTGCAGGAGGTGGAAGGTGGCCTCCAGCTCTGAGCCGATGAACTCGGCGTTGGTGGCTTGATAGAGAAGCTCGTTGTAACTCTCGCCACCGACCACGTGCACGACGCCGGTGGGGAACTGGCCGATGAAGTTGCTGAAGCGGTTGTAGTAGCCACTGATGCTGCCGGTCATCCAGCCGATGCGTTTGCGGAGGTTGAGGTCGAAACCGAGGGACTTTTCCTGCTTGAGGCTGGGGTCGCCGATCTCAAAGGCACCGGTGGCGGCGTGGGTGCCATTGGCAAAGAGCTCCTGGTAGGTGGGGGCGCGCTCGGCGTGATTGATGGTGAATGCGATGGCGTATTCGTCATTGGGAGTGAAGACCACACCCATCGAGCCGCTGAGGTTGTCGAACTGACGCGAGAGTCCAGGGCCGAAGGCGGCGCTGTCGAGAGACCGGACAGAGATGTGGTCGTAGCGGCCGCCGAACTGGAAGCTGAACGGGCCACGGGTGACGTCCTCGTAGAGGAAGAGGGCGTCTGCCTGGGTGATGGTGGAAGGCAGGAAGGCCTCGTCTCCAGTGGTGCTGAACTCGCTGCGGTCTGACTGGTAGCCGACGACGCCTTCCATGCCGGCGATCTTCTCGTGCTTCACTTCGATACGTCCATCGTATCCGTTGTTTTTGAAGAGCGTGGAGGGCTGGCCGCTGTCGAACTCGGTGTGCTGGTAGCTGGAGGTGGCGAGCTTGTAGTTGATCTCCTTGATGAGAGCGAAGGGCTTGTAAAAGGCACCACGGACATCCAGGCGGTGCTGGTGCATGTCGATGACCACGTTTTGCTCGGCGGGGGAGCCGTAGTTGGTGTGAAATTCGGTCCAGGCGAAGCCGAAGAAACCTTTGTCCCAGACGTAGCTCGTGCCACCTGTTAAGCCTTCAGAGCGGAGATTGCTGTTTGGGACGATTTTGGAGACTTCGGTCTGACCGGGAGGAAGCGGGTCTGCGGCCTGGGCGGCGGAGGTGCGGGCGTAGCCGGGGATGCGGAAGTCTTCGGCGGCACGGGTGAAGGCCTCGACGTGGAAGGCGAGACCTTTGTAGCCGCCTTCGACCATGGCGCTGGTGAGATAGCCATTGTCCACGGAGGTGAAGCGGTCATTGAGGGCACCGCGGATGGTGCCGTCGAGTTTCTCATCGACGATGCGGCCGTCGAGGGAATTGACGACGCCGCCGATGGCGTTGGAGCCATACAATAAGGTGGCAGGACCGCGCACAACCTCGACTGATTTGAGATTTGAGGTGTCGAAACTGAGGGCGTGATCGACGCTGGTGGCGGAGGCGTCGATGGTGTTGAGGCCGTTCTGGAGGATGCGGATGCGGTCGCCGTCGAGGCCGCGGATGATGGGGCGGCTGGAGGCGGGGCCGAAGTAGGAGCTGCTGACGCCGGGCATGCGGGCGAGGGTCTGGCCGAGGCTGGGCTCCAGGGCGAGGGTGAGGCTTTGGCCGGTGAGGACGGAGGCGGCTTGGGCCTGCTGGAAGAGGGGGCGATCCAGGGGGGCGGTGATGACCATTTCGTCCATGGGGATCTCCTCCACATGGCTGGCGGAGTTGGCGATTTGGCTGATTTTATTGTCGGTTTTTGTGTCGGATTCCGCAAAAAGGACGCCGGGTAGGG
Protein-coding regions in this window:
- a CDS encoding TonB-dependent receptor, producing the protein MKRLPRLSDIPRFQYFLVVIATLPGVLFAESDTKTDNKISQIANSASHVEEIPMDEMVITAPLDRPLFQQAQAASVLTGQSLTLALEPSLGQTLARMPGVSSSYFGPASSRPIIRGLDGDRIRILQNGLNTIDASATSVDHALSFDTSNLKSVEVVRGPATLLYGSNAIGGVVNSLDGRIVDEKLDGTIRGALNDRFTSVDNGYLTSAMVEGGYKGLAFHVEAFTRAAEDFRIPGYARTSAAQAADPLPPGQTEVSKIVPNSNLRSEGLTGGTSYVWDKGFFGFAWTEFHTNYGSPAEQNVVIDMHQHRLDVRGAFYKPFALIKEINYKLATSSYQHTEFDSGQPSTLFKNNGYDGRIEVKHEKIAGMEGVVGYQSDRSEFSTTGDEAFLPSTITQADALFLYEDVTRGPFSFQFGGRYDHISVRSLDSAAFGPGLSRQFDNLSGSMGVVFTPNDEYAIAFTINHAERAPTYQELFANGTHAATGAFEIGDPSLKQEKSLGFDLNLRKRIGWMTGSISGYYNRFSNFIGQFPTGVVHVVGGESYNELLYQATNAEFIGSELEATFHLLHPITTEPPEHQSNLHLQLRADALRARDLKTGQALPRTPPFHLSSTLIMEHGAFGARLEGIYAAPQSQLAANEFRTSSYFLVNLSLTYRILQGPTVLDVYAKGMNLTNEDAREHTSVLKDRIPLPGRGLVVGMKLTF